A part of Miscanthus floridulus cultivar M001 chromosome 6, ASM1932011v1, whole genome shotgun sequence genomic DNA contains:
- the LOC136461286 gene encoding vegetative cell wall protein gp1-like, whose amino-acid sequence MPPAHPSTRPPARPRCPARGRLPACAAQCVAACPPEPPSARPPARPRSPARLRRPAHGRLPASAAQRGPACPPDTRPPPFPRTPTSPNPHPPSSCLPPQAAALPKPPSALPNLLPSQSPLLCTLLPPHISTLSPPQSPSQAFTPITHSRSAASHSLPPCPAV is encoded by the coding sequence ATGCCCCCAGCGCATCCCAGCACGCGGCCGCCTGCCCGCCCACGCTGCCCAGCACGTGGGCGCCTGCCCGCCTGCGCCGCCCAGTGCGTGGCCGCCTGCCCGCCAGAGCCGCCCAGTGCGCGGCCGCCTGCCCGCCCACGGTCGCCTGCCCGCCTGCGCCGCCCAGCGCACGGCCGCCTACCCGCCAGCGCTGCCCAGCGCGGGCCTGCCTGCCCGCCCGACACCCGGCCGCCGCCCTTCCCCAGGACGCCGACCTCCCCCAACCCGCACCCTCCCTCGAGCTGCCTCCCTCCCCAAGCCGCCGCCCTTCCCAAGCCACCGTCCGCCCTCCCCAACCTGCTGCCATCCCAAAGCCCCCTACTCTGCACCCTGCTGCCCCCTCACATCTCCACCTTAAGCCCTCCCCAATCCCCATCCCAAGCTTTCACTCCAATCACCCATTCTCGATCTGCTGCCTCCCATTCCCTCCCTCCATGTCCTGCTGTTTAG